Proteins encoded within one genomic window of Vairimorpha necatrix chromosome 3, complete sequence:
- a CDS encoding translation initiation factor 2B subunit gamma: MFDSVILIGPGTNLFPLINSSLNITNIPIINTELLLINLRFLQPISRKIYIIILQKNINHITQILNLIKVPVEVIGIDYYDGTVQQLLNLEKKLKSDNIIVTKGDLVTNIDVVTLGNEFKEKKYSFLTILSPGDTGAICGYSKDELIYYSRNDKYKIPNEIFINYRVTISKVHDTAHFFMFKKSLLEFATPEMFSFKTNFLPILVEKLRQCTPVKIYDPMDNYMFQVRDISSYITISKFLKIKTFTSNDNLIYSKGMFDVMKVYIKKNKLKDTKNIIGTDLFLESGFIVNSIIGNNVLIHSNTRILSSILMNNIIIGNNCVIEDCVVGSNVNIPDNTTLIKCKISPSFVFTNNVTAEGNTFSCN; encoded by the coding sequence ATGTTTGATTCTGTTATTTTAATTGGACCCGGTACAAATTTGTTTCCTCTTATAAACTCGTCtctaaatattacaaatatcCCTATAATTAACACTGAACTTCTTCTTATAAATCTTAGATTTCTTCAACCTATCagtagaaaaatttatataataatattacaGAAGAATATAAACCACATAACACAAATACtaaatctaataaaagTTCCTGTAGAAGTTATAGGCATAGATTATTATGATGGAACAGTTCAACAACTTCTTAATTTAgagaagaaattgaaatcTGATAATATAATAGTCACGAAAGGGGATTTAGTCACCAATATAGACGTAGTAACTTTAGGCAATGagtttaaagaaaaaaagtattCGTTTTTGACGATTCTTTCTCCTGGGGATACTGGGGCAATTTGCGGTTATTCAAAAGAcgaattaatttattatagtCGTAAcgacaaatataaaataccaaatgaaatatttataaattataggGTTACGATTAGTAAAGTCCATGACACTGCCCATTTTTtcatgtttaaaaaaagtctTTTGGAATTTGCCACTCCAGAAATGTTTAGTTTTAAAACTAACTTTTTACCAATTTTGGTCGAGAAGCTTCGTCAATGTACGCCtgttaaaatttatgatcCTATGGATAATTATATGTTTCAAGTAAGAGATATTTCATCATATATTACTATTAGTAAGTTTCTTAAGATTAAAACTTTTACTTCTaatgataatttaatatattctaAAGGCATGTTTGATGTCATGAaagtttatattaaaaaaaataaattgaaagatactaaaaatattataggAACTGATTTATTTCTAGAAAGTGGATTTATAGTGAACAGTATAATAGGAAATAATGTCTTGATACACAGTAATACCCGGATTTTGTCATCTATCCTAatgaataatattattataggGAATAATTGTGTTATAGAAGATTGTGTAGTAGGGAGTAATGTAAATATTCCTGACAATACCACGCTgataaaatgtaaaatatcgccttcttttgtttttactAATAATGTGACGGCGGAAGGCAACACGTTCAGCTGTAACtga
- a CDS encoding translation machinery-associated protein 20 has protein sequence MKSLFCKIEIISTSQISKKDKKSINKICNTELLKKQEEYQIAKLKNRSNLILDGNKAIMFFFNNKYIPTIKTLEQNLLNLPTVYLDSGAIGPLERGANVMAPGVFKYIDQCIEDFKKNDIVCIKIINMGILAVGQALLDKREFKQNTTGEAIEILHIKNDELYNKY, from the coding sequence ATGAAATCTCTATTCtgtaaaattgaaataatCTCGACTTCTcaaattagtaaaaaagacaagaaatctataaataaaatatgtaacACAgaattactaaaaaaacaagaagaaTATCAAATAGCTAAACTTAAAAACAGAtctaatttaatattgGACGGCAATAAAGcgataatgtttttttttaataataaatatattcctactataaaaacattagaacaaaatcttttaaatttgccTACTGTCTATTTAGACAGTGGAGCTATTGGTCCTTTAGAAAGAGGAGCCAATGTCATGGCGCCTGGTGTATTCAAATACATTGATCAGTGCatagaagattttaaaaaaaatgatattgtctgtatcaaaataattaatatggGGATATTAGCAGTGGGACAAGCTTTATTAGATAAAAGAgaatttaaacaaaatactACTGGCGAAGCAATAGAAATTTTGCACATAAAAAACGatgaattatataataaatattaa
- a CDS encoding CAAX prenyl protease domain-containing protein, which yields MKNHYKAIFFFAFLITMLILIYEGLSLLIFSTDLKNGEYGIPKDSYTFKVAEATKIYHTSMMLAVSSRFKILKEKILLTLIYTALACCILLDLPRKYIYKFSRNTINCYTCTYLNVDHVQVAFTNIFVFLFSTLYLSEYIETYLGISRYNWINTILIYFMLYFLVCPCVVFCIFLLFRMFGGQLILALYISFIAKNLYEIFIEDDLSPTLRQLSAESFSEPVEKSLLDTKLGDKVFLDVDNSKETNAALVGLENQARIEIYGKFRDLPEKQQDSVLLHEIGHSIDHSLLKKLSVYFFIYGLELLTMLFLYNKGPKIFESEDLSKTTCFILLFIIYEISMKELIMAFYKLSSQRAETAADMWAKRAGFGEELSKSLLYISIQEASYIRPTYLYNAIYAMHPSIFSRVELLNKK from the coding sequence ATGAAGAATCACTATAAagcaatttttttctttgctTTTCTAATTACAATGTTAATTCTGATATACGAGGGATTGTCTTTACTAATATTTTCCACAGACCTAAAAAATGGCGAATACGGCATACCGAAAGATTCTTACACCTTTAAAGTAGCAGAAgctacaaaaatttatcatacTAGTATGATGCTGGCAGTATCTTcaagatttaaaattttaaaagaaaaaatattgttgaCTTTAATTTACACAGCACTAGCTTGCTGCATCCTTTTAGATTTAccaagaaaatatatttacaaatttagtAGAAATACTATAAATTGTTACACTTGCACGTATCTTAATGTTGATCATGTGCAAGTAGcctttacaaatatttttgtatttttatttagtacGCTTTATTTGTCAGAATATATAGAAACATATCTGGGAATAAGTCGTTATAACTGGATCAACACGATATTAATATACTTcatgttatattttttagtgtGCCCGTGTGTAGtcttttgtatttttctattatttcgTATGTTTGGCGGCCAATTAATTCTCGCGTTGTACATTTCTTTCATAgctaaaaatctttatgaAATCTTTATAGAAGACGATTTATCTCCAACATTGAGACAATTATCAGCCGAAAGTTTTTCAGAGCCAGTTgaaaaatctttattagATACAAAATTAGGagataaagtttttttggATGTCGACAATTCAAAAGAAACTAATGCAGCACTTGTTGGACTAGAAAATCAAGCAAGAATTGAAATATATGGAAAATTTAGAGATTTACCAGAAAAACAACAAGATTCAGTGCTTTTACATGAAATAGGACATTCAATAGATCACAGTCTCTTAAAAAAGTTAagtgtatatttttttatttatggtTTAGAACTTTTAACAatgctttttttatataacaaaggtccaaaaatttttgaatctGAAGATCTTTCCAAGACAACgtgtttcattttattgttCATTATCTATGAGATTTCTATGAAGGAATTAATAATGGCATTTTACAAATTGTCTTCGCAGCGCGCAGAAACTGCAGCAGATATGTGGGCCAAAAGAGCAGGATTCGGCGAAGAATTATCCAAGTCATTATTATACATTTCGATTCAAGAAGCGTCTTATATACGACCcacatatttatataatgcAATATATGCTATGCACCCGTCTATCTTCTCTAGAGtagaattattaaataaaaaataa
- a CDS encoding proteasome subunit PSA5 (PSA5) produces the protein MSIVSRQNANTYSAEGRLYQVEYAMQAMNLGTSSIGIKTKDYVLLASEKKIISKLQNPSSVKKHYRVYDHIALGFSGISADVKTIVDKSRNFAINHEYLYDENCKVERLLEHLADLSLNFDKKEADEKIFSRPFGASLLIIGYDTEPRLFSLDPSGSYLEYHAKAIGSGSEVIENMLEQEFDPNVDINSGLKNILNMLSKVMKDKINNFNVEITAITKNECKILTPEEIEQFLE, from the coding sequence aTGTCTATTGTTTCAAGACAAAATGCTAACACTTACAGTGCAGAAGGAAGACTCTATCAAGTAGAATATGCTATGCAAGCTATGAATTTAGGGACATCTAGCATTGGAATAAAAACCAAAGACTATGTTTTATTGGCatctgaaaaaaaaattatttccaAACTTCAAAATCCTAGTAGTGTCAAGAAACATTACAGAGTTTACGACCACATTGCTTTGGGATTTTCAGGGATTTCAGCTGATGTCAAAACAATTGTAGACAAAAGTAGAAATTTCGCTATAAATCATGAATATCTTTATGATGAAAATTGTAAAGTAGAAAGATTATTAGAACATTTGGCAGATTTAAGTCTcaattttgataaaaaagaagcagatgaaaaaatttttagtagaCCATTTGGTGCCtctcttttaataataggGTATGATACCGAACCAAGGCTATTTAGCCTTGATCCTTCTGGCTCGTATTTGGAATACCACGCCAAGGCCATTGGTTCGGGCAGCGAAGTTATTGAAAATATGTTGGAACAGGAATTTGATCCAAATGTTGACATCAATTCAGGactaaaaaacattttaaatatgctttctaaagtcatgaaagataaaattaataatttcaatgTGGAAATTACTGctataacaaaaaatgagTGTAAAATTCTTACGCCCGAAGAAATTGAacaatttttagaataa
- a CDS encoding arrestin-like protein yields the protein MEDTTLRIILDKQLYENDEFITGKISYKSRIPRLIKKISLNLTKSRKIEFCRFKTPEHDGINSSKTSIEYSYNFDIYSPTETYELSSGAHIFPFKFSLKSSDSSTTEIKGVYFDYLVNIINSYTLTSNLFVEGDPEPQLTSKKDIQIVEMIDKAYQFQAKIELSTIMCLLYKSYTLKFFLDKPLYLSGDKLNLTIQMNRVLVKLIKNIECNLYEVLNIQSQDLDIIRTKYLVGASATLEKRNYNLSFRIPSTTPSSVNEDTFGLKILLFININFKYSGPVKIKKYLQIAKRNNELPDLENLNVLDGDVFDERVFVLT from the coding sequence ATGGAAGATACAACTTTGAGAattattttagataaaCAACTATATGAGAATGACGAATTTATTACTGGTAAAATATCTTATAAATCGAGAATTCCAcgtttaattaaaaaaataagtctAAATCTTACGAAATCGCGGAAAATTGAATTCTGTAGATTTAAAACACCAGAACATGACGGAATAAATTCAAGTAAAACTTCTATAGAATATTCCTACAATTTCGACATTTATTCGCCAACTGAAACATATGAATTATCAAGCGGCGCGCACATATTTccatttaaatttagtcTAAAAAGCTCTGATAGTTCTACTACCGAAATCAAAGGTGTCTATTTTGATTACCTTGTCAATATCATAAATTCTTATACCTTGACATCTAACCTATTTGTAGAGGGAGACCCTGAGCCACAATTAACCAGTAAAAAAGACATACAAATAGTAGAAATGATTGATAAAGCGTATCAATTCCAGGCTAAAATCGAATTATCAACTATTATGTGTCTTCTGTACAAATCTTATaccttaaaattttttttagataagcCACTGTATCTTTCTGGTGATAAATTGAATTTAACAATCCAAATGAACCGAGTTCTTGTCAAacttatcaaaaatattgaatgTAATTTGTACGAAGTCCTGAACATACAATCTCAAGATCTGGATATTATTAGAACTAAATATCTTGTAGGAGCCAGTGCGACATTAGAAAAAAGGAATTACAATTTGAGTTTTAGAATTCCGTCTACTACGCCTTCTTCTGTAAATGAAGATACTTTCgggttaaaaattttattatttattaatataaatttcaaatacaGTGGAcctgtaaaaataaaaaaatatttacaaattgCAAAAAGAAACAATGAATTGCCAGATTTAGAAAATCTGAATGTATTAGATGGGGATGTATTTGATGAGAGAGTATTTGTACttacataa
- a CDS encoding symplekin domain-containing protein, with amino-acid sequence MDKIKNLIIEKYREENLSLLFFYYHQMNPMEVMYFWNNILKILDESNVLQVLGFILDLQENFIIFPRYAQKSLNFHIHQVNKKIAKILPRPFVFYTKNLKLFKFAKENKIQEIQEKKFDDLFFLINSLYDTLIKTPTVEINNSIENYFNFGLLENLEIDLTKKLLNDLKKVDLEHRNVYIKYISSIVNSPKEILDHIFYNLSDEESAFIIECIYIKNKQIYNEILQVLYDNRKYYRVEIIKMLYELDIEKLDLKDENIEIIKYLIANKPVFVNDLLDVLNTKISKKHLLGIFIENFELLKNFKFEFNFDDLILISKEKPEILYEAYDKITDEKQKQTFFVLFKTLEEDFIVEFLKKHKDIELVSYILTNRKLENNLKKFIIENYKDNKQIIYKLFIYLDKSEVKKFLDTLLIDKKSLEYFLLVLKPTEILVYAHEMSDVSRGMKILDLCFESGGINENDFIFTLNIIENDMPPLIIRTLILTYKKYPQLKNFTVSYLFKLINKNALNNAKLKTGIIKLLEILDSSAVDIIAVLSKETIKNILDRSVVLRSICSKIIFRNEYRYKNEYNILRDIINHYPQ; translated from the coding sequence ATggacaaaattaaaaatctcATAATTGAGAAATATCGTGAAGAAAATCtttctcttttatttttctactATCATCAAATGAATCCCATGGAAGTTATGTATTTCTggaataatattttgaaaatattagacGAATCTAACGTACTACAAGTTTTAGGATTCATTTTAGAtttacaagaaaattttatcatttttccACGCTACGCTCAAAAATCTCTAAATTTCCATATTCACCAggtcaataaaaaaatcgcGAAAATTTTACCAAGGccttttgttttttatactaaaaatctaaaattattcaaattcgctaaagaaaataaaatccaAGAAattcaagaaaaaaaatttgacgatttattttttttaataaattcacTATACGATACATTAATTAAAACTCCCACAGtggaaataaataattcaatcgaaaattattttaattttggtCTTTTGGAAAATTTGGAAATTGACTtgactaaaaaattattaaatgacTTGAAAAAAGTGGATCTGGAACATAGAAATGTTtacattaaatatatttcttcaATTGTAAATAGTCCTAAGGAAATATTagatcatattttttataatttatcagATGAGGAATCTGCTTTTATTATAgaatgtatttatataaaaaataaacaaatttataacgAAATATTACAAGTTTTATACgataatagaaaatattatcgagtagaaatcataaaaatgcTTTATGAGTTGgatatagaaaaattagatctgaaagatgaaaatattgaaataattaaatatctaATTGCTAATAAACCTGTGTTTGTAAACGACTTATTGGATGTATTAAACACTAAGATCagtaaaaaacatttattgggaatttttattgaaaattttgaacttttaaaaaattttaaatttgaatttaattttgatgatttaattttaatttctaaagAAAAACCTGAAATTTTATACGAAGCGTACGATAAAATCACAGatgaaaaacaaaaacaaacattttttgtattatttaAGACATTAgaagaagattttatagtggaatttttgaaaaaacataaagaTATTGAGCTagtttcttatattttaaccaatagaaaattagaaaacaatttaaaaaaatttataattgaaaattataaagacaATAagcaaataatttataaattattcatTTATCTTGATAAATCAGaagtcaaaaaatttttagatacacttttaatagataaaaaatctcttgaatattttttactggTCTTAAAACCTACTGAAATTCTAGTCTATGCTCATGAAATGTCTGACGTGTCTCGTGGTATGAAAATTCTTGATTTATGTTTCGAATCTGGAGGAATTAACGAgaatgattttattttcactTTAAATATCATAGAAAATGATATGCCACCACTAATTATTAGAACTTTAATATtgacatataaaaaatatccacagttaaaaaattttactgttagttatttgtttaaattaataaacaaaaatgctttaaacaatgcaaaattaaaaactgGTATTATAAAGTTATTAGAAATCTTGGATTCTTCGGCTGTTGATATTATAGCTGTTTTATCAAAagaaacaataaaaaatattttggatAGAAGTGTTGTATTGCGTAGTATTTGTTCtaagattatttttaggAATGAATacagatataaaaatgaatataatattCTTAGAGATATTATTAATCATTATCCACAATAA
- a CDS encoding vacuolar protein sorting-associated protein 51-like protein has translation MQNEEEKKILNKDFDVLNVINKTYADSSEYDLNDTLIYLSKVLTSTKAKNKELVKSNFSKFVECRIVLEEILEDMKSKGLDKDFSSDIFTNIKYVKSNFKPINKEDDIYKERKLMIINKYKTLFNIKKLLEMNIRKYERFVEIYKEGKRQFNELKNSKFVQSLLESIKDIKIEFLEILYNEIIDDKNNYMEILYYFDLYFQVSEDKTDRKIMNTLLVSFKEKCLDVGFTNKGLYLKDINYYFLRTIIHLDKELQKELIIYIFERIKLIFENSNFDFIKIWIFKYTNFIPDFLDLEVKSVYEVHLRNLKKCVISKFLDRNNLYESFVRVSTILNDDELQMLNHKLLKIVEDKSKNILFDRSEDIEEYFRELDKFDEFLKDDLEEFQELKRKILNGALRQKIKNLGMFLEKTVNKHKKMMEIVRTIDKLPDWYEIILKGILPVLERDKAILYFVSFITKTERPNLNNLEKNEIETLSGQFGFLTK, from the coding sequence ATGCAAAACGAAgaagagaaaaaaattctcaACAAAGATTTCGATGTCTTAAATGTAATAAACAAGACATATGCTGATAGTTCGGAATATGATCTGAATGATACACTAATCTATCTAAGTAAAGTTCTAACTTCCACAAAAGCGAAAAACAAGGAATTagtaaaatcaaatttcaGTAAATTTGTAGAATGTAGAATTGTcttagaagaaattttggAAGATATGAAATCTAAAGGACTAGATAAAGATTTTTCATcagatatttttacaaatataaaatatgtaaaatcaaattttaagccaattaataaagaagacgatatttacaaagaaagaaaattaatgatcattaacaaatataagacattatttaatattaagaaattattagaaatgaatattagaaaatacGAGAGATTTGTCGAAATTTACAAAGAAGGAAAAAGACAATTTAATGAACTGaaaaatagtaaatttGTTCAAAGTCTTTTAGAGTCAattaaagatataaaaatagaatttcttgaaattttatataatgaaaTAATTGACGATAAGAATAATTATATGgaaattttgtattattttgatttatatttccaAGTTTCAGAAGACAAAACAGATAGGAAAATTATGAACACGCTACTTGTAagttttaaagaaaaatgcCTTGATGTTGGATTTACAAATAAGGGCTTATATTTGaaagatataaattattatttcctTAGAACAATAATTCATCTTGACAAGGAATTACAGaaagaattaataatttatatttttgagaggataaaattaatatttgaaaattctaattttgattttatcaagatttggatttttaaatatacaaattttattccTGATTTTTTGGATTTAGAAGTAAAAAGCGTCTACGAGGTACATTTAagaaatctaaaaaaatgtgtaatttctaaatttctcgatagaaataatttgtatGAGTCATTTGTCCGAGTCAGTACAATTTTGAATGATGACGAGTTACAAATGttaaatcataaattattaaaaatagtaGAAGACAAATctaagaatattttatttgatagATCAGAAGATATTgaagaatattttagagAATTAGATAAATTTGATGAATTCCTGAAAGATGATTTAGAAGAATTTCAAGAATTAAAGAGGAAAATCCTAAATGGGGCCTTAAGacaaaagataaaaaatcttgGAATGTTTTTAGAGAAGACggtaaataaacataaaaaaatgatggAGATTGTAAGGACCATTGATAAGCTACCAGATTGGTATgaaattatattgaaaGGAATCTTGCCTGTTTTAGAAAGAGACAAGGcgattttatattttgtaagttttataacaaaaacAGAGAGaccaaatttaaataatttagagaaaaatgaaatagaAACATTAAGTGGGCAATTTGgatttttaacaaaatag
- a CDS encoding lysophospholipid acyltransferase 1, protein MIKYLLTHLTTSELRFLLALFLTVFFSLTLKQRKGMIHTTCAFIILYIAFGYFQLIYFSTAVILNFSLVAVFRLEEYSLTVINLAILYFFKIKGEDFDSQIEGTCDVSGILMLLTIKMSYLGKEFDMKKHAFSDFMGYIYFVPGLILGPVSSFKSYIESPQIQNLPCLRSFLISLVFLIVSKLGENFFPVKNLYLKNISIWKRLLNIYGYNFRQRCRFYFAWNFSNGCFLIQGFKDMLNINFILVETATSIKDLSMGWNIYTNKWLKECYFDKLKHRNVFLASLVTFTVSAMWHGIKPGYLIMFLSFCFAIPVIKGINKIILKHAPILYPVLSRIQMVFFVMYFSLPFFLLEVHKIIQVWSSVYFYGHIYCGVGLVLFALHSLYK, encoded by the coding sequence atgatcaaatatcttttaaCACACCTCACCACTTCAGAGTTGAGATTTTTATTGGCTTTATTTTTGACTGTATTTTTCAGTCTAACTTTAAAACAGCGTAAAGGTATGATTCATACAACTTGCGCCTTTATTATACTTTACATTGCCTTTGGATATTTCCAACTTATCTATTTTTCCACTGCTGTTATTCTCAACTTTTCTCTAGTAGCCGTGTTCAGACTCGAAGAATATTCGCTTACTGTTATAAATTTGgcaattttatattttttcaaaatcaaaGGCGAAGACTTTGATTCGCAGATCGAAGGAACTTGTGACGTCTCAGGTATTTTGATGCTTTTAACTATTAAAATGTCGTATTTGGGAAAAGAATTTGATATGAAAAAACATGCTTTTTCTGATTTTATGGGTTATATATACTTTGTCCCTGGTCTGATTTTGGGACCAGTAAGTTCATTCAAAAGTTATATTGAATCGCCACAAATACAAAACTTGCCTTGTCTTcgatcatttttaatttctctggtttttttaatagtaTCGAAATTAggtgaaaattttttcccagtaaaaaatttatatttaaaaaacatttcaaTCTGGAAAAGATTACTAAACATTTATGGATACAATTTTAGACAAAGATGTCGATTTTATTTCGCCTGGAATTTCTCAAATGGTTGTTTTCTAATTCAAGGCTTCAAAGATatgttaaatataaattttatattagtaGAAACAGCGACTTCTATTAAAGATTTATCTATGGGATGGAATATCTACACCAATAAGTGGCTTAAAGAATGTTACTTCGATAAACTTAAACATAGAAATGTCTTCCTGGCTTCTTTAGTGACATTTACTGTCTCAGCCATGTGGCATGGTATTAAGCCAGGATATTTGATAATGTTTTTGTCGTTCTGTTTTGCTATACCAGTGATCAAAGGaattaacaaaattatattaaaacatgCGCCGATTTTGTATCCTGTTTTGTCTAGGATCCAGAtggtattttttgtaatgtatttttcattGCCTTTCTTTTTACTTGAAgtacataaaattatacaagTGTGGTCTAGTGTGTATTTTTATGGACACATTTATTGTGGAGTCGGATTAGTTCTCTTTGCACTTCATTctctttataaataa
- a CDS encoding very-long-chain (3R)-3-hydroxyacyl-coa dehydratase, translating to MKYITFYNIIGVINTLIALFTSLIYHFTRQRPFLLITAICQTFFILEILNIKLQTSNSRYLPTVIQLFFRLFNIWIVFYFYDCCNRHFYIVMSAWYLTDCIRYLYYISRNKYIKIIRYNLFIFLYPISIYIEMSSMYKGVSKIEGMFKYLYLSFLCIYIPSMIFLIRHMFRQRKWANKKIIKNE from the coding sequence atgaaatataTTACATTCTACAATATCATAGGTGTTATAAATACTCTTATAGCTTTATTTACTAGTcttatttatcattttaCAAGACAGCGCccttttttacttattacTGCCATATGTCAGacatttttcattttggaaattctaaatataaaattacaaacAAGTAATTCGAGATATTTGCCTACTGTCATTCAATTATTCTTTAGACTGTTTAATATTTGgatagttttttatttctatgATTGTTGTAATagacatttttatattgtcaTGTCTGCCTGGTATCTGACAGATTGTataagatatttatattatatttctaggaataaatatataaagattatacggtataatttattcatatttttatatcctattagtatttatattgaGATGAGTTCTATGTATAAAGGAGTTAGTAAAATAGAAGGAAtgtttaaatatctttatttatcatttttgtGTATTTATATTCCTAGTAtgatatttctaataagACACATGTTTAGACAACGAAAATGGGCgaataaaaagataataaaaaacgaataa
- a CDS encoding putative splicing factor, translated as MKIFVGRIPPNLDADTVYNHFKTFGEIDNYNFKGQFAFVEYKNEQDSDKVLNMREIEINGNLVIVEASSSRGRPRSEYNESRRDEYPPMSPRGRDNYGPPRYDAPPRYDAPRYDAPPRYEASRYDLPRYDDYRSPESYHSRHYDDYRMPAPYPPRYDPRDDYYRRPDRETCAHCSRCEIHGNPAYARRDTYEHKRPKREHPNDINKIVIQDFPQGVELADIDDFVRRNGFDFVFSRLTIKRNAAIVEFKDIETRDKAISKLDGQELKNGTVRVRDFRVSGNFQSTQPNYENKNEEISINQQNDESQGVDIYSGLDK; from the coding sequence ATGAAGATTTTTGTTGGTAGAATCCCGCCCAATTTAGACGCTGACACTGTTTACAACCACTTTAAAACATTTGGGGAAAttgataattataattttaaaggcCAATTCGCATTTGTAGAATACAAAAATGAACAAGATTCTGATAAAGTACTTAATATGCGAgaaatagaaataaatgGCAATCTTGTAATAGTAGAAGCTTCTAGTAGTAGAGGAAGACCAAGAAGTGAATATAATGAGAGTAGAAGAGACGAATACCCACCTATGTCCCCTCGTGGACGAGATAATTATGGGCCACCAAGATATGACGCCCCACCAAGGTACGATGCCCCAAGATACGACGCCCCTCCAAGATATGAAGCTTCGAGATATGATCTACCAAGATACGATGATTACAGATCTCCAGAGTCTTATCATAGCAGACATTATGATGATTATCGTATGCCTGCTCCTTATCCTCCAAGATATGACCCGAGAGATGATTATTACAGGAGACCAGATCGAGAAACTTGTGCTCATTGCTCAAGATGCGAAATCCACGGAAACCCAGCGTACGCCAGAAGAGACACTTATGAGCATAAAAGACCAAAACGAGAACACCCAAATgacataaacaaaatagtAATACAAGACTTCCCCCAGGGCGTAGAACTGGCAGATATTGACGACTTTGTAAGGAGAAATGGTTTTGATTTCGTATTTTCTAGGCTGACAATTAAGAGAAATGCCGCCATTGTCGAATTTAAAGACATTGAAACAAGAGACAAGGCCATCAGCAAACTTGATGGGCAAGAATTGAAAAATGGAACTGTCCGTGTCAGGGATTTTAGAGTCAGTGGTAATTTCCAAAGTACACAACCTAactatgaaaataaaaatgaagaaattagCATAAATCAACAAAATGATGAAAGTCAAGGAGTTGACATATATTCAGGATTAGACaagtaa